One window of the Triticum dicoccoides isolate Atlit2015 ecotype Zavitan chromosome 3B, WEW_v2.0, whole genome shotgun sequence genome contains the following:
- the LOC119275667 gene encoding uncharacterized protein LOC119275667 isoform X1: protein MSAPAPASSDWTTEEGQWVLLVCMPHVVSDTVLPPGTDLSIERERPPRPFRLTVPRRVAPDPKDIYNHPYVSSVGYFGRFVLYATHGTQTQPPPPVFVDDFDTGPEARLDHKDFPRVLFLCDLNTRSVTRLPQPERPIFRPDPGRVGLLATSATNSIILHLEHLLGTNQATLLCYISDHGRWTVQDLYCPPGAPGQREWRGGNGVIKFMDLMLWVDLACGILALDTNGLLLQRQPELRYVPLPDECQSPGNIGLARERCLGVSEGLVRFLEISNYERIRLWTLVDIGTGGWTLDHQLDLENLRDEDGFKAMGLELPNEWPAVAFIHPEHATMAYFFQESRLFHVDMSTGKFMDGQYFMMDNPPADYHSSRFVRPWKLPQQLFSGIVNLSNGPIRRAKDKTPPGGYPLEGLTRQTFVG, encoded by the exons ATGTCCGCGCCGGCGCCTGCCTCGTCGGACTGGACCACGGAGGAGGGGCAGTGGGTACTCCTCGTGTGCATGCCGCACGTGGTCTCCGACACGGTGCTCCCGCCGGGCACCGATCTCTCCATCGAGCGCGAGCGCCCGCCTCGCCCCTTCCGCCTTACCGTGCCCCGCCGCGTCGCCCCCGACCCCAAGGACATCTACAACCACCCGTACGTCTCGTCGGTCGGGTATTTCGGTCGCTTCGTGCTCTACGCCACCCACGGCACGCAGactcagccgccgccgccggtcttCGTCGACGATTTCGACACCGGTCCGGAGGCGCGGCTCGACCACAAGGACTTCCCCAGAGTATTGTTCCTCTGCGACCTCAACACCCGCTCGGTCACCCGCCTCCCGCAGCCCGAGCGCCCCATCTTCCGCCCAGACCCAGGCAGGGTCGGCCTACTCGCCACCAGTGCGACGAACTCTATCATCCTGCACCTAGAGCATTTGCTCGGCACCAACCAGGCCACTCTCCTCTGCTACATCTCCGACCACGGCCGTTGGACCGTCCAGGATCTCTACTGCCCTCCAGGCGCACCAGGCCAGCGGGAGTGGAGGGGAGGGAACGGCGTCATCAAGTTCATGGATCTCATGCTTTGGGTTGATCTGGCGTGCGGCATCCTCGCCCTCGACACCAACGGCCTCCTCCTGCAACGCCAGCCGGAACTGCGGTATGTGCCGCTCCCTGATGAATGCCAGAGTCCAGGCAACATTGGTCTAGCACGAGAGCGATGCCTTGGTGTGAGCGAAGGGTTGGTCCGATTCCTTGAGATCTCAAATTATGAGAGGATTAGGTTGTGGACACTTGTTGACATAGGCACAGGGGGCTGGACTCTTGATCATCAGCTTGACCTCGAGAACCTCCGGGACGAGGATGGTTTCAAGGCCATGGGCCTGGAACTGCCTAATGAGTGGCCCGCTGTCGCATTTATCCACCCTGAGCATGCCACCATGGCATACTTCTTTCAGGAGTCTCGACTATTCCATGTTGACATGAGCACCGGCAAGTTTATGGATGGCCAGTACTTCATGATGGACAACCCGCCGGCTGATTACCACTCTTCCAGATTTGTTCGCCCTTGGAAGCTTCCACAGCAACTCTTCTCAG GGATAGTTAATTTGTCTAATGGTCCGATTCGGAGAGCAAAAGACAAAACACCACCTGGTGGTTACCCACTGGAGGGACTTACCAGGCAGACATTCGTAGGATGA
- the LOC119275667 gene encoding uncharacterized protein LOC119275667 isoform X2, with amino-acid sequence MSAPAPASSDWTTEEGQWVLLVCMPHVVSDTVLPPGTDLSIERERPPRPFRLTVPRRVAPDPKDIYNHPYVSSVGYFGRFVLYATHGTQTQPPPPVFVDDFDTGPEARLDHKDFPRVLFLCDLNTRSVTRLPQPERPIFRPDPGRVGLLATSATNSIILHLEHLLGTNQATLLCYISDHGRWTVQDLYCPPGAPGQREWRGGNGVIKFMDLMLWVDLACGILALDTNGLLLQRQPELRYVPLPDECQSPGNIGLARERCLGVSEGLVRFLEISNYERIRLWTLVDIGTGGWTLDHQLDLENLRDEDGFKAMGLELPNEWPAVAFIHPEHATMAYFFQESRLFHVDMSTGKFMDGQYFMMDNPPADYHSSRFVRPWKLPQQLFSARP; translated from the exons ATGTCCGCGCCGGCGCCTGCCTCGTCGGACTGGACCACGGAGGAGGGGCAGTGGGTACTCCTCGTGTGCATGCCGCACGTGGTCTCCGACACGGTGCTCCCGCCGGGCACCGATCTCTCCATCGAGCGCGAGCGCCCGCCTCGCCCCTTCCGCCTTACCGTGCCCCGCCGCGTCGCCCCCGACCCCAAGGACATCTACAACCACCCGTACGTCTCGTCGGTCGGGTATTTCGGTCGCTTCGTGCTCTACGCCACCCACGGCACGCAGactcagccgccgccgccggtcttCGTCGACGATTTCGACACCGGTCCGGAGGCGCGGCTCGACCACAAGGACTTCCCCAGAGTATTGTTCCTCTGCGACCTCAACACCCGCTCGGTCACCCGCCTCCCGCAGCCCGAGCGCCCCATCTTCCGCCCAGACCCAGGCAGGGTCGGCCTACTCGCCACCAGTGCGACGAACTCTATCATCCTGCACCTAGAGCATTTGCTCGGCACCAACCAGGCCACTCTCCTCTGCTACATCTCCGACCACGGCCGTTGGACCGTCCAGGATCTCTACTGCCCTCCAGGCGCACCAGGCCAGCGGGAGTGGAGGGGAGGGAACGGCGTCATCAAGTTCATGGATCTCATGCTTTGGGTTGATCTGGCGTGCGGCATCCTCGCCCTCGACACCAACGGCCTCCTCCTGCAACGCCAGCCGGAACTGCGGTATGTGCCGCTCCCTGATGAATGCCAGAGTCCAGGCAACATTGGTCTAGCACGAGAGCGATGCCTTGGTGTGAGCGAAGGGTTGGTCCGATTCCTTGAGATCTCAAATTATGAGAGGATTAGGTTGTGGACACTTGTTGACATAGGCACAGGGGGCTGGACTCTTGATCATCAGCTTGACCTCGAGAACCTCCGGGACGAGGATGGTTTCAAGGCCATGGGCCTGGAACTGCCTAATGAGTGGCCCGCTGTCGCATTTATCCACCCTGAGCATGCCACCATGGCATACTTCTTTCAGGAGTCTCGACTATTCCATGTTGACATGAGCACCGGCAAGTTTATGGATGGCCAGTACTTCATGATGGACAACCCGCCGGCTGATTACCACTCTTCCAGATTTGTTCGCCCTTGGAAGCTTCCACAGCAACTCTTCTCAG CAAGGCCTTAG